The genomic DNA GCGGCGGCGTGGACGGTTCAGGCGATGAGCTCGTCCGCCTGGTCGCCGACAGAGCGATCGCGCAGATCGGCGCATGGGCGGGTATCGACGATCTGGAGTCGAGGATCGTCGTGCAGCGCACTTTCGGACCGGCCGACTTCGAGGCGGAGTTCAACACCTTCCGCGGCAGCGCACTGGGGCCCGCGCACATCCTCGCCCAGAGCGCCTTCTTCCGCGGGGTGACGCGGTCGCGCAGAGTCGACGGTCTCTACTACACGGGCGCGACGTCGGTGCCCGGCGTCGGACTGCCCATGTGCCTCATCAGCGCCGAACTCGTGCTCAAGCACGTGAGGGGCGAGCATTCCCCAGGCCCGCTGGAGGAACCGTGAATCTCGTCTACGCGGCGTCCTTGTTGCTGACCCTCGCGTGCCTCGTCCTGCTCGATGTGCGCTTCCGGCTCGTGTTCGCACGCACACCGGCGCGCTCCGCGGTCGGGCTGCTCGCCGGGCTGGCGTTCTTCACCGTCTGGGATGCGGTCGGCATCGGCCTTGGTGTGTTCCGTCATGTCGACTCGCGGTGGGCCACCGGCATCCTGCTCGCCCCGCAGTTCCCGATCGAGGAGCTGCTCTTCCTCGTCTTCCTCTGCTACCTCACGCTCGTGCTGCTCAGCGGGTTGCGGCATCTGCGGAACCGGCACGCGAAGCGGAGGAGCCGATGACCTACCTGCTCATGTCGCTGCCCTTCATCGTCGTCGCCCTGCTGGTGTTCGTACTCGGTGCTGTGCACGCGAGGCGACACGGGTCGTTCGCCGGCTACCTGTCGGCCTGGGCAGTGGCCACGGCATCCCTCGTCGTCCTCACTGTCATCTTCGACAACGTGATGATGGCGGCCGGCTTCTTCGACTACGGCGTCGCGCAGATCTCCGGCGTGCGCCTCGGACTGATACCGATCGAGGATCTGCTGTACCCGATCGCCGGCGCCCTGCTGCTCAGCGGCGCGTGGCAGATGCTCGGCGGCGAGGGCGGCACCCGCCGGACTCGTAACGCTCACCGCGAGGAGAGCCGCGGTGTCTGAGATCCTCTCGACGAGCCGCACGCTGCTCACGGCCTCGCGCCCGTTGAGCTGGATCAACACGGCTTACCCGTTCGCCGCCGTCTACCTGATCACGACCGGACGCGTGGATGTCGCGCTGGCGATCGGGACCCTGTTCTTCCTCGTGCCCTACAACCTGGCGATGTACGGCATCAACGACGTCTTCGACTACGAGTCCGACCTCGCCAACCCCCGCAAGGGCGGAGCAGAAGGGGCGAAGCTGCCGCCTCGGCTGCACCGCGTCACTCTGCTCGCCTCCGGTCTGCTCGCCGCACCCTTCGTGATCGCACTGCTGATCCTCGGGGCGCATCGGCCGATGTCGTGGGCGGTGCTCGCGGTGAGCCTGTTCGCGGTCGTCGCCTACTCCGTGCGCGGCCTGCGGTTCAAGGAGATTCCGTTCCTCGACTCGATCACCTCCAGCACGCACTTCGTGACGCCCGCCCTGTACGCCATGGCGCTCGCCGGCACCGACGTCACTCCGCCGATCGTCGTGACGATGATCGCGTTCTTCTGCTGGGGGATGGCGAGCCACGCGTTCGGCGCCGTGCAGGACATCGTGCCCGATCGTGAGGCCGGTATCGGGTCGATCGCGACGGTGCTCGGCGCATCGAAGACCGTCTGGTTCGCGTTCGCGCTGTGGGTCGTCGCCGGCGTGCTCATGCTCCTCGTGCCGTGGCCGGCGAACCTCGCGGCGCTCGCCGCGCTGCCGTACCTGCTCAGCGCGGCGCCGTACCTTCGCGTGGACGACGCGCGCTCCGGAGACGTCAACCGCGCGTGGCGGCGTTTCCTGTTCATCAACTACGCCGTGGGGTTCGCGATCACCCTGCTGCTCATTCTCTGCACGACGAGAGGACTGTTCGCATGACCCGTGTGCTCGTCACCGGCGCGACCGGATACATCGGCGGCCGCCTCGTTCCCCAGCTCCTCGCCGCAGGTCACGAGGTGAGCGTGTACGTGCGCTCGCCATGGAAGCTGCGCGACGTGCCGTGGCGGCAGCAGGTCACGGTCTTCAAGGGCGACTTCTCGGATGCCGTCGCCACCCGCCGCGCGCTGAACGGTGTGGACACGGCGTTCTACCTGGTGCACTCGATGAGTGCCGGTCGGGCTTTCGTGGATGCCGAGAAGCGCGACGCAGAGCAGTTCGCCGAGGTTGCCACGGCTGCGAAGGTGGGCAGGATCGTCTACCTCGGCGGCTTGCACCCCGACGGTGCGCAGCTGTCGAAGCACCTCTCGTCGCGGGCCGCCGTCGGCCAGACCTTCCTCGACAGCGAGGTGCCGGCCATCGTCTTCCAGGCAGGCATCGTGATCGGCTCCGGGTCGGCGTCGTTCGAGATGATCCGCCACCTCACCGAGGTGCTGCCGTACATGCCCGCGCCCCGCTGGGTGCGCAATCATGTGCAGCCCATCGCCATCCGCGACGTGCTGCGATACCTGGTGCGAGCCGTCGACCTACCG from Microbacterium profundi includes the following:
- a CDS encoding lycopene cyclase domain-containing protein — protein: MNLVYAASLLLTLACLVLLDVRFRLVFARTPARSAVGLLAGLAFFTVWDAVGIGLGVFRHVDSRWATGILLAPQFPIEELLFLVFLCYLTLVLLSGLRHLRNRHAKRRSR
- a CDS encoding prenyltransferase, with the protein product MSEILSTSRTLLTASRPLSWINTAYPFAAVYLITTGRVDVALAIGTLFFLVPYNLAMYGINDVFDYESDLANPRKGGAEGAKLPPRLHRVTLLASGLLAAPFVIALLILGAHRPMSWAVLAVSLFAVVAYSVRGLRFKEIPFLDSITSSTHFVTPALYAMALAGTDVTPPIVVTMIAFFCWGMASHAFGAVQDIVPDREAGIGSIATVLGASKTVWFAFALWVVAGVLMLLVPWPANLAALAALPYLLSAAPYLRVDDARSGDVNRAWRRFLFINYAVGFAITLLLILCTTRGLFA
- a CDS encoding lycopene cyclase domain-containing protein, with the translated sequence MTYLLMSLPFIVVALLVFVLGAVHARRHGSFAGYLSAWAVATASLVVLTVIFDNVMMAAGFFDYGVAQISGVRLGLIPIEDLLYPIAGALLLSGAWQMLGGEGGTRRTRNAHREESRGV